From the genome of Streptococcus oralis:
GAAGCAATTTACACAATTCCTGATTTGCTTCCGAGGTAATGTCATGGAAAATTTATTGGAAGTTGTTGAGCAATTTCTAAGTTTATCAGATGAAAAATTAGAGGAATTGGCAACTAAAAACCATTTATTACGATTACAAGAAGAAAGGGAAGAGAAGAATGCGTAAGTTCTTAGTAGTTTTATTGCTACCTGCTTTTATCATAACCTCAAGAGTAGTTAGCACAGAAAAACAGCTTCCTTACTCTTCACAAGAAATTTATTATCTAACCGAGTCTGATTATGGATTCTACTATAAAGAAACTCTGGAATCCCCAATGGTATATGGAGAAACAGCTGTCTATGCTAATGAGGATCTTGTCAAGGAGTCTGGTAAATTGACTCCTGGAACCACCTTTAAAATAGTAGAATGGCGTTTGAATAGACAAGGTGTTCCTGTTTTTAAATTAGATAATCACCAGTTTATCCTTGCAGATAAGCGGTTGGTCTATGATCAAAGTCAAGTTCAAACTCAAAATAGACAAGTATGGTTGGAGCAGGGGTTTGTTATCTATAACAGTCCCTATGATGCGAAAGAAATTTCTTCAACCCTCTCTCCCTATCAACGCGTAACGGTGGATAGAGCTCTCTTTGCTGAGGGACAAGAATTTCTTCATATCAATCAAGTTGGGTGGGTATCAAAAGAGTTCACCTCAGAAGAAGACAATCGCATCCAGAAGGTTCAAGAAGTTTTATCAAACAACTATCAGAATGAAAATTATTCTATTTATGTTAAACAACTGAGTACAGGTAAAGAGGCTGGGGTGAATGAAGACAGCAAACTTTATGCAGCTAGCATCTTGAAACTAGCCTACCTTTATTACGCTCAAGATAAGATAAATCAAGGGGAATATACGCTAGACAGTAGCTTCAAGTATATCCCAGAAGTAAATAGTTTCCCTGGGTCCTATAAACCAGAAGGTAGTGGTAGCTTACCTAAAAAAGAAGATAACAAAGAATACAGTCTTCAACAGTTAATTACCAAGGTAACAAAAGAGTCTGATAATGTTGCTCATAATATTTTAGGTTATTACGTGACCAATCAATCTGACGGGGCTTTTAAAGAAAAAATGTCCACCATTATGGGCGAAGATTGGGATGTGAATGATAAACTGACTTCTTCAAAAATGGCTGGAAAAGTCATGGAAGCTATTTATAATCAGAATGGTTTTGTCCTAGAGTCTCTAGGTAAGACTGATTTTGACAACCAAAGAATCGCAAAAGGTGTTTCGGTTAAGGTAGCTCATAAAATTGGAGATGCCGATGAGTTTAAACATGACACTGCCATTGTTTATACGGATTCTCCTTTCGTTCTTTCCATTTTCACCAAAAATTCTGATTATGATACTATTGCTAAGATAGCCAAGGATGTCTATGAGGTTCTAAAATGAGGGACCAGGATTTTTTAAATCATTTTCTCCGAAAAGAGTATTTCAAAAAACATTCTAAAGTCGTATTAGCTTTGTCTGGCGGACTGGACTCAATGTTTTTATTCCAGCTATTGTCTACTTATCAAAATGAGTTAGAAATTGAGTTGATTTTAGCACATGTCAATCACAAGCAGAGAAGGGAATCTGACTGGGAGGAAAATGAACTAAGGAAGTTAGCTGATGCAGCTGAACTTCCTATTTATATCACAAGCTTCTTAGGAGACTTTTCAGAAGCGCGTGCTCGAGAGTTTCGTTATGATTTTTTTAGGAAAATCATGAAAGAGATTGGAGCGACTGCCTTGGTTACTGCCCACCATGCAGATGATCAAGTTGAAACGATTTTGATGCGCTTGATTCGAGGAAGTCGGCTCCGTTATTTAACAGGAATAAAAGAAAGTCAAGTAGTTGATGGAATTGAAATCATTCGTCCCTTGTTGCCTTTTCATAAAAAGGATTTTCCACCAATTGTTCATTTTGAAGATCAAACAAATCAGGAAAATACCTATTTTCGCAATCGCATTCGAAATAGGTATTTACCAGAGCTTGAAAAAGAAAATCCTCGTCTTAAATCCGCCCTTTTAGATTTAGGAAGGGAAATTTCAGATTACCAAGCAACAATAACGGAGCTTTCGAAACAAATTGATGTGGAAGATTTGAATGAGCTATTTTCATACTCTCAACAAACTCAAGGAATCTTGCTCCAAAACTATCTTAATCAATTTCCAGACTTAAATCTGACGAAGGCTCAGTTTGATGAAGTTCGACAGATTTTAACAACGAAAAGCCAGTATCGTCATTCTCTTAAAAATGGCTACGAATTGATAAAAGAGTATCAGAATTTTCGAGTTTGTAAAATCAGTCCTCAGGCCGATGAAAAGGAAGATGAACTTGTGTTACACTATCAAAATCAAGTTCGATATAAGGGATATTTATTTTCCTTTGGCATCCCTATTGAAGGGGATTTTGTTCAAAAAGTAACGGTTTCACGGGAAACATCTGTACATATTAGATGTCGAAAACCTGGCGACGTTATTACCCTAAATGGTCATCGAAAGAAACTGAGACGCTTATTTATAGATTTGAAAATCCCTATTGAAAAACGAAAAACAACCCCTATTATTGAGCAATTTGGAGAAATTGTCTCAATTTTAGGAATTGCGACCAGTGATTTGAGTAAAAACACGAAAAATGATATAATGAACACTGTGATTTATATAGAAAAAATAGATAGGTAAAAAGATGTTAGAACACGATATTAAAAAAATCCTCGTTTCACATGATGAAATTACAGAAGCAGCTAAAAAGCTAGGTGCGCAACTAACAAAAGAATATGAGGGGAAAAATCCAATTCTTATTGGAATTTTGAAAGGATCGATTCCTTTTATGGCTGAATTGGTCAAACATATTGATACGCATATCGAGATGGACTTCATGATGGTATCTAGTTACCATGGTGGAACAGCAAGTAGTGGTGTCATCAATATCAAGCAAGACGTGACTCAAGATATCAAAGGAAGACATGTTTTATTTGTAGAGGATATCATCGATACAGGTCAAACTTTGAAGAATTTGAGAGATATGTTTATTGCAAGAGAAGCAGCTTCTGTTAAAATCGCGACTTTGTTGGACAAACCAGAGGGACGTGTTGTTGAAATTGAAGCGGATTATACTTGTTTTACTATTCCAAATGAGTTTGTAGTAGGTTATGGTTTGGACTATAAAGAAAATTATCGTAACCTTCCTTATGTCGGAGTATTGAAAGAAGAAGTTTATTCAAATTAGAAAGATTTATCTTTAATGAAAAAACAAAATAATGGTTTAGTTAGAAATCCATTTCTATACTTGTTAATTATCTTCTTCCTAGTGACAGGATTCCAGTATTTTTACTCTGGAAATACTGCTGGACGAAGCGAAAAAATTAACTATACAGAACTGGTAAAAGAAATTACTGCAGACAATGTAAAAGAATTAACCTATCAGCCAAATGGTAGCATCATTGAAGTGTCTGGTGTTTATAAAAATCCTAAGACTAGTAAAGAAGAAACGGGAATTCAATTTTTCACTCCTACAGCTACAACAGTAGAAAGATTCTCAAGTACTATTCTTCCGTCTGATTCAACAGTTTCAGAATTGCAAAAACTTGCTTCTGAACATCAGGCAGAAGTAACAGTCAAACATGAGAGTTCAAGCGGTATGTGGATCAATATCCTTGTCTCTGTTGTGCCATTTGCTATTCTTTTCTTCTTCTTATTCTCTATGATGGGAAATATGGGAGGAAATAGTGGCCGAAATCCAATGAGTTTTGGACGTAGCAAGGCCAAAGCTGCTAACAAAGAAGATATCAAGGTACGATTTTCAGATGTTGCAGGTGCCGAGGAAGAAAAACAAGAATTAGTTGAAGTTGTTGAATTCCTAAAAGATCCAAAACGATTTACCAAACTTGGTGCGCGTATTCCTGCGGGTGTTCTTTTAGAGGGACCTCCGGGAACAGGTAAGACCTTACTTGCTAAGGCGGTTGCTGGAGAAGCAGGAGTTCCATTCTTTAGCATCTCAGGATCGGACTTTGTAGAAATGTTTGTCGGAGTTGGGGCTAGCCGAGTTCGTTCACTTTTTGAGGATGCAAAAAAAGCAGCGCCAGCCATCATCTTTATCGATGAAATTGATGCCGTTGGTCGCCAACGTGGTGTCGGTCTTGGTGGAGGTAATGATGAACGTGAACAAACCTTGAACCAACTCTTGATTGAGATGGATGGTTTTGAGGGAAATGAAGGAATTATTGTTATCGCTGCGACGAACCGTTCAGATGTTCTAGATCCAGCTCTTCTCCGTCCAGGACGTTTTGATAGAAAAGTCTTAGTTGGTCGCCCTGATGTTAAAGGTCGTGAAGCAATCTTGAAAGTTCACGCTAAAAATAAACCTCTGGCAGACGATGTGGATTTGAAACTAGTTGCCCAACAAACTCCAGGTTTTGTGGGAGCTGACTTGGAAAACGTATTGAACGAAGCAGCATTGGTTGCTGCCCGTCGCAACAAATCAATCATTGATGCTTCAGATATTGATGAGGCAGAGGACAGAGTGATTGCTGGACCATCTAAGAAAGATAAAACAGTATCACAAAGAGAACGTGAATTGGTTGCTTATCATGAGGCTGGACATACCATTGTTGGTTTAGTCTTGTCAAATGCCCGTGTTGTTCATAAAGTTACCATTGTACCACGTGGACGTGCAGGTGGCTACATGATTGCACTTCCGAAAGAGGATCAAATGCTTCTTTCTAAAGAAGATATGAAAGAGCAATTAGCAGGTTTGATGGGTGGTCGTGTAGCTGAAGAGATTATCTTTAATGTCCAAACGACAGGAGCTTCAAATGACTTTGAACAAGCTACACAGATGGCGCGTGCAATGGTCACTGAATACGGTATGAGTGAAAAACTTGGCCCAGTTCAATACGAAGGTAATCATGCTATGTTTGGTGCACAAAGTCCTCAAAAATCAATTTCAGAACAAACAGCCTATGAGATTGATGAGGAAGTTCGTTCATTATTAACTGAGGCGCGAAACAAAGCTGCTGAAATTATCCAATCAAATCGTGAAACGCATAAGTTGATTGCAGAAGCGTTGTTGAAATATGAAACATTAGATAGTACACAGATTAAATCTCTTTACGAGACAGGAAAAATGCCTGAGACAGTAGAAGAGGAATCCCATGCATTATCTTATGATGAAGTGAAATCAAAAATGAGTGAAGAAAAATAAATTTAGAGAGGTTCAACCTCTCTTTTTATGTTCTAATGTGATGGCTACCGAGCGGATGCCCTGATAGTCGACCCTCCTCGTACAGGCTTAGATGATAAGCTGTTGGAAACCATTCTGACCTATGTTCCAGACAAAATGGTCTATGTATCCTGCAATGTTTCAACCTTGGCACGAGATTTGGTTAAACTAGTAAAAGTCTATGATCTCCAGTATATCCAGTCGGTCGATATGTTCCCCCACACTGCACGGACAGAAGCAGTGGTTAAGTTAGTGAAGAAAAGAAAAAATTAACTTCACTGAAAAAAGTCCTTGACAAAGGTAAAAAAGTAGGTATAATAGAAAGAGTTGAAAAGCTCAGGTCCGTTGGTCAAGGGGTTAAGACACCGCCTTTTCACGGCGGTAACACGGGTTCGAATCCCGTACGGACTATGTTGTATTGCGGCTAAAAAAACTTGAAAAAAGTTTAAAAAATCTGTTGACAGAGACAGGTGGCTGTGATATACTAATATAGTTGTCGCTCGAGAGAGAATGAGTGACAAAGACCTTTGAAAACTGAACAAGACGAACCAATGTTCAGTACTATAACTGAAGTTATAGTACTGAACAATGAAAAAACAATAAATCTGTCAGTGACAGAAATGAGTGAGAACTCAAACTTTTAATGAGAGTTTGATCCTGGCTCAGGACGAACGCTGGCGGCGTGCCTAATACATGCAAGTAGAACGCTGAAGGAGGAGCTTGCTTCTCTGGATGAGTTGCGAACGGGTGAGTAACGCGTAGGTAACCTGCCTGGTAGCGGGGGATAACTATTGGAAACGATAGCTAATACCGCATAAGAGTAGATGTTGCATGACATTTGCTTAAAAGGTGCAATTGCATCACTACCAGATGGACCTGCGTTGTATTAGCTAGTTGGTGAGGTAACGGCTCACCAAGGCAACGATACATAGCCGACCTGAGAGGGTGATCGGCCACACTGGGACTGAGACACGGCCCAGACTCCTACGGGAGGCAGCAGTAGGGAATCTTCGGCAATGGACGGAAGTCTGACCGAGCAACGCCGCGTGAGTGAAGAAGGTTTTCGGATCGTAAAGCTCTGTTGTAAGAGAAGAATGAGTGTGAGAGTGGAAAGTTCACACTGTGACGGTATCTTACCAGAAAGGGACGGCTAACTACGTGCCAGCAGCCGCGGTAATACGTAGGTCCCGAGCGTTGTCCGGATTTATTGGGCGTAAAGCGAGCGCAGGCGGTTAGATAAGTCTGAAGTTAAAGGCTGTGGCTTAACCATAGTACGCTTTGGAAACTGTTTAACTTGAGTGCAAGAGGGGAGAGTGGAATTCCATGTGTAGCGGTGAAATGCGTAGATATATGGAGGAACACCGGTGGCGAAAGCGGCTCTCTGGCTTGTAACTGACGCTGAGGCTCGAAAGCGTGGGGAGCAAACAGGATTAGATACCCTGGTAGTCCACGCCGTAAACGATGAGTGCTAGGTGTTAGACCCTTTCCGGGGTTTAGTGCCGCAGCTAACGCATTAAGCACTCCGCCTGGGGAGTACGACCGCAAGGTTGAAACTCAAAGGAATTGACGGGGGCCCGCACAAGCGGTGGAGCATGTGGTTTAATTCGAAGCAACGCGAAGAACCTTACCAGGTCTTGACATCCCTCTGACCGCTCTAGAGATAGAGTTTTCCTTCGGGACAGAGGTGACAGGTGGTGCATGGTTGTCGTCAGCTCGTGTCGTGAGATGTTGGGTTAAGTCCCGCAACGAGCGCAACCCCTATTGTTAGTTGCCATCATTTAGTTGGGCACTCTAGCGAGACTGCCGGTAATAAACCGGAGGAAGGTGGGGATGACGTCAAATCATCATGCCCCTTATGACCTGGGCTACACACGTGCTACAATGGCTGGTACAACGAGTCGCAAGCCGGTGACGGCAAGCTAATCTCTTAAAGCCAGTCTCAGTTCGGATTGTAGGCTGCAACTCGCCTACATGAAGTCGGAATCGCTAGTAATCGCGGATCAGCACGCCGCGGTGAATACGTTCCCGGGCCTTGTACACACCGCCCGTCACACCACGAGAGTTTGTAACACCCGAAGTCGGTGAGGTAACCTTTTAGGAGCCAGCCGCCTAAGGTGGGATAGATGATTGGGGTGAAGTCGTAACAAGGTAGCCGTATCGGAAGGTGCGGCTGGATCACCTCCTTTCTAAGGATAAGGAACTGCACATTGGTCTTGTTTAGTCTTGAGAGGTCTTGTGGGGCCTTAGCTCAGCTGGGAGAGCGCCTGCTTTGCACGCAGGAGGTCAGCGGTTCGATCCCGCTAGGCTCCATTGGTGAGAGATCACCAAGTAATGCACATTGAAAATTGAATATCTATATCAAATAGTAACAAGAAAATAAACCGAAACGCTGTAGTATTAAAAGAGTTTATGACTGAAAGGTCAAAAAATAAGGTTAAGTTAATAAGGGCGCACGGTGGATGCCTTGGCACTAGGAGCCGAAGAAGGACGTGACAAACGACGATATGCCTTGGGTAGCTGTAAGTAAGCGATGATCCAGGGATTTCCGAATGGGGGAACCCAACAGGTACTACCTGTTACCCGCATCTGTTAAGGATGTGAGGAGGAAGACGCAGTGAACTGAAACATCTAAGTAGCTGCAGGAAGAGAAAGCAAAAGCGATTGCCTTAGTAGCGGCGAGCGAAACGGCAGGAGGGCAAACCGAAGAGTTTACTCTTCGGGGTTGTAGGACTGCAATGTGGACTCAAAGACTATAGAAGAATGATTTGGGAAGATCAGCCAAAGAGAGTAATAGCCTCGTATTTAAAATAGTCTTTGTACCTAGCAGTATCCTGAGTACGGCGGGACACGTGAAATCCCGTCGGAATCTGGGAGGACCATCTCCCAACCCTAAATACTCCCTAGTGACCGATAGTGAACCAGTACCGTGAGGGAAAGGTGAAAAGCACCCCGGGAGGGGAGTGAAATAGAACCTGAAACCGTGTGCCTACAACAAGTTCGAGCCCGTTAATGGGTGAGAGCGTGCCTTTTGTAGAATGAACCGGCGAGTTACGATATGATGCGAGGTTAAGTTGAAGAGACGGAGCCGCAGGGAAACCGAGTCTGAATAGGGCGCCTTAGTATCATGTCGTAGACCCGAAACCATGTGACCTACCCATGAGCAGGTTGAAGGTGCGGTAAGACGCACTGGAGGACCGAACCAGGGCACGTTGAAAAGTGCTTGGATGACTTGTGGGTAGCGGAGAAATTCCAAACGAACTTGGAGATAGCTGGTTCTCTCCGAAATAGCTTTAGGGCTAGCGTCGACATAAAGATTCTTGGAGGTAGAGCACTGTTTGGGTGAGGGGTCCATCCCGGATTACCAATCTCAGATAAACTCCGAATGCCAATGAATTATGGTCGGCAGTCAGACTGCGAGTGCTAAGATCCGTAGTCGAAAGGGAAACAGCCCAGACCACCAGCTAAGGTCCCAAAATAATTGTTAAGTGGAAAAGGATGTGGGGTTGCACAGACAACTAGGATGTTAGCTTAGAAGCAGCTATTCATTCAAAGAGTGCGTAATAGCTCACTAGTCGAGTGACCCTGCGCCGAAAATGTACCGGGGCTAAAACAATTTACCGAAGCTGTGGATACCTTTATAGGTATGGTAGGAGAGCGTTCTATGTGTGAAGAAGGTATACCGTGAGGAGTGCTGGAACGCATAGAAGTGAGAATGCCGGTATGAGTAGCGAAAGACAGGTGAGAATCCTGTCCACCGTAAGACTAAGGTTTCCAGGGGAAGGCTCGTCCGCCCTGGGTTAGTCGGGACCTAAGGAGAGACCGAAAGGTGTATCCGATGGACAACAGGTTGATATTCCTGTACTAGAGTATGTAGTGATGGAGGGACGCAGTAGGCTAACTAAAGCAGACGAATGGAAGAGTCTGTCTAAGCAGTGAGGTGTGATATGAGTCAAATGCTTATATCTATAACATTGAGCTGTGATGGGGAGCGAAGTTTAGTAGCGAAGTTAGTGACGTCACACTGCCAAGAAAAGCTTCTAGCGTTTAAACATACTCTACCCGTACCGCAAACCGACACAGGTAGTCGAGGCGAGTAGCCTCAGGTGAGCGAGAGAACTCTCGTTAAGGAACTCGGCAAAATGACCCCGTAACTTCGGGAGAAGGGGTGCTGACTTTACGTCAGCCGCAGTGAATAGGCCCAAGCAACTGTTTATCAAAAACACAGCTCTCTGCTAAATCGTAAGATGATGTATAGGGGGTGACGCCTGCCCGGTGCTGGAAGGTTAAGAGGAGTGCTTAGGAGTAATCCGAAGGTATGAATTGAAGCCCCAGTAAACGGCGGCCGTAACTATAACGGTCCTAAGGTAGCGAAATTCCTTGTCGGGTAAGTTCCGACCCGCACGAAAGGCGTAATGATTTGGGCACTGTCTCAACGAGAGACTCGGTGAAATTTTAGTACCTGTGAAGATGCAGGTTACCCGCGACAGGACGGAAAGACCCCATGGAGCTTTACTGCAGTTTGATATTGAGTGTCTGTACCACATGTACAGGATAGGTAGGAGTCTATGAGATCGGGACGCCAGTTTCGAAGGAGACGTTGTTGGGATACTACCCTTGTGTTATGGCCACTCTAACCCGGATAGGTTATCCCTATCGGAGACAGTGTCTGACGGGCAGTTTGACTGGGGCGGTCGCCTCCTAAAAGGTAACGGAGGCGCCCAAAGGTTCCCTCAGAATGGTTGGAAATCATTCGCAGAGTGTAAAGGTATAAGGGAGCTTGACTGCGAGAGCTACAACTCGAGCAGGGACGAAAGTCGGGCTTAGTGATCCGGTGGTTCCGTATGGAAGGGCCATCGCTCAACGGATAAAAGCTACCCTGGGGATAACAGGCTTATCTCCCCCAAGAGTTCACATCGACGGGGAGGTTTGGCACCTCGATGTCGGCTCGTCGCATCCTGGGGCTGTAGTCGGTCCCAAGGGTTGGGCTGTTCGCCCATTAAAGCGGCACGCGAGCTGGGTTCAGAACGTCGTGAGACAGTTCGGTCCCTATCCGTCGCGGGCGTAGGAAATTTGAGAGGATCTGCTCCTAGTACGAGAGGACCAGAGTGGACTTACCGCTGGTGTACCAGTTGTCTTGCCAAAGGCATCGCTGGGTAGCTATGTAGGGAAGGGATAAACGCTGAAAGCATCTAAGTGTGAAACCCACCTCAAGATGAGATTTCCCATGATTTTATATCAGTAAGAGCCCTGAGAGATGATCAGGTAGATAGGTTAGAAGTGGAAGTGTGGCGACACATGTAGCGGACTAATACTAATAGCTCGAGGACTTATCCAAAGTAACTGAGAATATGAAAGCGGACGGTTTTCTTGGTATTTGATAGATATTCAATTTTGAGTAGGTATTACTCAGAGTTAAGTGACGATAGCCTAGGAGATACACCTGTACCCATGCCGAACACAGCAGTTAAGCCCTAGAACGCCGGAAGTAGTTGGGGGTTGCCCCCTGTGAGATATGGAAGTCGCTTAGCTTTTATCCGCCATAGCTCAGTTGGTAGTAGCGCATGACTGTTAATCATGATGTCGTAGGTTCGAGTCCTACTGGCGGAGTATAAATCGAAACGTTCAACTGAGCGTTTTTTTATTTATAAATATAGTGGACTATTGAAATTTCAAATTTTAATTTTTAAATCTGTAATTACCTCTTTATTTTATTTATAGTTCGTTTAGCTTTAAATTCTTCTTTTATAGGATTTGAAGCTTTTTTAGTTCCTTTTTTTGTTAGACTAGTGTTACTAATAAGAAAGGGAATTTTTATATGCTTCAGAAATTTTATGATCGAGCATTTGTCTTTTTGAAACTAGTTGAACAAGAATATGCCTCTTTAGGCCAGAGTTGTTCAGAGTGGGAATCACTTCATCTTCGGTTTTTACTATATTACTTAATCCGATTTAAAATTAAAAGTGATAGGGACTTTTCTCTATATCACTTTAAAACAGCTTATCGTCTATATCTAGATAAATTACTGCAAGGTGGTACAACTCTTATCCAATAGGGGGCATCTATATCATAATTACGAACAATAGTTATAACTATATTTTAAAAAATATAGAATTAGCTTATAATCAAAGACTTTGGTATTTAGAAATGAAAGAATTTCCAAATCTTTTCTCCTGTTTCTTCTTGATAAAATAGTGTTTTTTTCTTATAATAAATTGTAAGATATAATTGCGGGTGAAATTCCTGCCATGTATATGAGAAAGGACGAGCTACTAGTAGCTCAGACGAATTTTATTATGACTTCAGTTGTTGTTGTAGGTACCCAGTGGGGTGATGAAGGTAAAGGGAAAATTACAGATTTTCTTTCTGCTAATGCAGAGGTAATTGCTCGTTATCAAGGTGGTGATAATGCTGGTCACACGATTGTGATCGATGGTAAGAAATTTAAGTTGCACTTGATTCCATCTGGAATTTTCTTTCCTGATAAAATCTCTGTTATTGGGAATGGAATGGTCGTGAACCCAAAATCCCTTGTGAAAGAGTTGAGCTATCTTCATGAGGAAGGTGTGACAACTGATAACTTGCGTATTTCTGATCGTGCGCATGTTATTTTGCCTTATCATATTGAGTTGGATCGCTTGCAAGAAGAGGCTAAGGGAGATAACAAGATTGGTACTACAATCAAGGGAATCGGTCCAGCATATATGGACAAGGCTGCTCGTGTTGGAATTCGTATTGCGGATCTTTTGGATAAGGATATTTTCCGTGAACGTTTGGAACGCAACCTTGCGGAAAAGAATCGTTTGTTTGAAAAATTATATGATAGCACCCCTATTTCAGTTGATGATATTTTTGAAGAATATTATGAATATGGTCAACAAATCAAGCAATACGTGACAGATACATCCGTTATCTTGAATGATGCGCTTGATAATGGCAAACGTGTGCTGTTTGAAGGTGCGCAAGGTGTTATGCTAGATATCGACCAAGGTACGTATCCATTTGTTACGTCGTCAAACCCTGTCGCTGGTGGTGTGACAATTGGGTCTGGTGTTGGCCCAAGTAAGATTGACAAGGTTGTAGGTGTATGTAAAGCCTACACAAGTCGTGTAGGAGACGGACCTTTCCCAACTGAATTATTTGATGAAGTGGGAGATCGCATCCGCGAAGTAGGTCATGAATATGGTACAACAACTGGTCGTCCACGTCGTGTGGGTTGGTTTGACTCAGTTGTGATGCGTCACAGCCGTCGTGTATCTGGGATTACCAATCTTTCATTGAACTCTATCGATGTTTTGAGTGGTTTGGATACTGTGAAAATCTGTGTGGCCTATGATCTTGATGGTCAACGTATTGATTACTATCCTGCTAGTCTTGAGCAGTTGAAACGCTGCAAGCCAATCTACGAGGAATTGCCAGGTTGGTCAGAAGACATCACTGGAGTCCGTAATTTGGAAGACCTTCCTGAGAATGCACGTAACTATGTTCGTCGTGTAAGCGAGTTGGTTGGTGTTCGTATCTCAACTTTCTCAGTAGGACCTGGTCGTGAACAAACTAATATTTTAGAAAGTGTTTGGTCATAGGAGATTTTTAAGATTAGTTTAAGACAGGTTGGGTATACTATAGACAGTTACAAGAAGACCTCCTAACTTGTTGTAACAAATATCCTAAACTTTTCTTTTTCATAATAATCTCCCTATTAAGTCACCGCATTCGGTGGCTTTTTTTGTGTTGAGAATCATGATATAATAATAAAATCGACAAGTAGGAAAAGAGAAGAACGATGAATTATACAGTTGAAGAAAAAGAAGCTTTTATGAGAGAGGCTTTGAGAGAGGCTGAGATTGCCTTAGAACACGATGAAATTCCAATTGGTTGTGTGATTGTCAAGGATGGAGAAATCATTGGTAGGGGGCATAATGCGCGCGAGGAGTTGCAACGGGCGGTCATGCATGCAGAAATCATGGCTATAGAGAATGCGAATGTGAGTGAAGAGAGTTGGCGCCTGCTGGATTGCACGCTTTTTGTGACCATTGAGCCTTGTGTCATGTGTAGCGGGGCGATTGGGCTTGCCCGTATTCCAAACGTAGTCTACGGGGCTAAAAACCAGAAATTTGGTGCAGCTGGGAGCTTGTACGATATTTTGACAGATGAGCGTCTCAATCATCGTGTAGAGGTTGAAACGGGAGTTTTGGAGAGTGAGTGTG
Proteins encoded in this window:
- a CDS encoding SP_0009 family protein, which encodes MENLLEVVEQFLSLSDEKLEELATKNHLLRLQEEREEKNA
- a CDS encoding serine hydrolase; the encoded protein is MRKFLVVLLLPAFIITSRVVSTEKQLPYSSQEIYYLTESDYGFYYKETLESPMVYGETAVYANEDLVKESGKLTPGTTFKIVEWRLNRQGVPVFKLDNHQFILADKRLVYDQSQVQTQNRQVWLEQGFVIYNSPYDAKEISSTLSPYQRVTVDRALFAEGQEFLHINQVGWVSKEFTSEEDNRIQKVQEVLSNNYQNENYSIYVKQLSTGKEAGVNEDSKLYAASILKLAYLYYAQDKINQGEYTLDSSFKYIPEVNSFPGSYKPEGSGSLPKKEDNKEYSLQQLITKVTKESDNVAHNILGYYVTNQSDGAFKEKMSTIMGEDWDVNDKLTSSKMAGKVMEAIYNQNGFVLESLGKTDFDNQRIAKGVSVKVAHKIGDADEFKHDTAIVYTDSPFVLSIFTKNSDYDTIAKIAKDVYEVLK
- the tilS gene encoding tRNA lysidine(34) synthetase TilS; this encodes MRDQDFLNHFLRKEYFKKHSKVVLALSGGLDSMFLFQLLSTYQNELEIELILAHVNHKQRRESDWEENELRKLADAAELPIYITSFLGDFSEARAREFRYDFFRKIMKEIGATALVTAHHADDQVETILMRLIRGSRLRYLTGIKESQVVDGIEIIRPLLPFHKKDFPPIVHFEDQTNQENTYFRNRIRNRYLPELEKENPRLKSALLDLGREISDYQATITELSKQIDVEDLNELFSYSQQTQGILLQNYLNQFPDLNLTKAQFDEVRQILTTKSQYRHSLKNGYELIKEYQNFRVCKISPQADEKEDELVLHYQNQVRYKGYLFSFGIPIEGDFVQKVTVSRETSVHIRCRKPGDVITLNGHRKKLRRLFIDLKIPIEKRKTTPIIEQFGEIVSILGIATSDLSKNTKNDIMNTVIYIEKIDR
- the hpt gene encoding hypoxanthine phosphoribosyltransferase, encoding MLEHDIKKILVSHDEITEAAKKLGAQLTKEYEGKNPILIGILKGSIPFMAELVKHIDTHIEMDFMMVSSYHGGTASSGVINIKQDVTQDIKGRHVLFVEDIIDTGQTLKNLRDMFIAREAASVKIATLLDKPEGRVVEIEADYTCFTIPNEFVVGYGLDYKENYRNLPYVGVLKEEVYSN
- the ftsH gene encoding ATP-dependent zinc metalloprotease FtsH — translated: MKKQNNGLVRNPFLYLLIIFFLVTGFQYFYSGNTAGRSEKINYTELVKEITADNVKELTYQPNGSIIEVSGVYKNPKTSKEETGIQFFTPTATTVERFSSTILPSDSTVSELQKLASEHQAEVTVKHESSSGMWINILVSVVPFAILFFFLFSMMGNMGGNSGRNPMSFGRSKAKAANKEDIKVRFSDVAGAEEEKQELVEVVEFLKDPKRFTKLGARIPAGVLLEGPPGTGKTLLAKAVAGEAGVPFFSISGSDFVEMFVGVGASRVRSLFEDAKKAAPAIIFIDEIDAVGRQRGVGLGGGNDEREQTLNQLLIEMDGFEGNEGIIVIAATNRSDVLDPALLRPGRFDRKVLVGRPDVKGREAILKVHAKNKPLADDVDLKLVAQQTPGFVGADLENVLNEAALVAARRNKSIIDASDIDEAEDRVIAGPSKKDKTVSQRERELVAYHEAGHTIVGLVLSNARVVHKVTIVPRGRAGGYMIALPKEDQMLLSKEDMKEQLAGLMGGRVAEEIIFNVQTTGASNDFEQATQMARAMVTEYGMSEKLGPVQYEGNHAMFGAQSPQKSISEQTAYEIDEEVRSLLTEARNKAAEIIQSNRETHKLIAEALLKYETLDSTQIKSLYETGKMPETVEEESHALSYDEVKSKMSEEK
- the comW gene encoding sigma(X)-activator ComW translates to MLQKFYDRAFVFLKLVEQEYASLGQSCSEWESLHLRFLLYYLIRFKIKSDRDFSLYHFKTAYRLYLDKLLQGGTTLIQ
- a CDS encoding adenylosuccinate synthase, coding for MTSVVVVGTQWGDEGKGKITDFLSANAEVIARYQGGDNAGHTIVIDGKKFKLHLIPSGIFFPDKISVIGNGMVVNPKSLVKELSYLHEEGVTTDNLRISDRAHVILPYHIELDRLQEEAKGDNKIGTTIKGIGPAYMDKAARVGIRIADLLDKDIFRERLERNLAEKNRLFEKLYDSTPISVDDIFEEYYEYGQQIKQYVTDTSVILNDALDNGKRVLFEGAQGVMLDIDQGTYPFVTSSNPVAGGVTIGSGVGPSKIDKVVGVCKAYTSRVGDGPFPTELFDEVGDRIREVGHEYGTTTGRPRRVGWFDSVVMRHSRRVSGITNLSLNSIDVLSGLDTVKICVAYDLDGQRIDYYPASLEQLKRCKPIYEELPGWSEDITGVRNLEDLPENARNYVRRVSELVGVRISTFSVGPGREQTNILESVWS